One Gossypium hirsutum isolate 1008001.06 chromosome A11, Gossypium_hirsutum_v2.1, whole genome shotgun sequence genomic window carries:
- the LOC107922792 gene encoding histone H2A variant 1 has product MAGKGGKGLLAAKTIAANKDKDKDKDKDKKRPVSRSSRAEIQFPVGRIHRHLKTRTSANGRVGATAAVYLASILEYLTAEVLELAGNASKDLKVKRITPRHLQLAIRGDEELDTIIKGTIAGGGVIPHIHKSLINKTTKD; this is encoded by the exons ATGGCAGGAAAAGGTGGAAAGGGGCTTTTGGCGGCAAAAACAATCGCCGCTAACAAGGACAAGGACAAGGACAAAGATAAGGACAAGAAGCGCCCGGTTTCTCGTTCATCTCGTGCCGAAATTCAG TTCCCAGTGGGCCGAATCCACCGTCACCTAAAGACTAGGACTTCCGCGAATGGGAGAGTTGGTGCCACAGCTGCTGTTTACTTGGCCTCCATCCTTGAGTACCTAACTGCAGAGGTTCTTGAATTGGCTGGGAATGCAAGCAAGGATCTGAAAGTGAAGAGAATCACCCCAAGGCATCTGCAGCTTGCTATTAGGGGTGATGAAGAGCTTGACACCATTATCAAGGGTACTATTGCTGGAGGTGGTGTCATCCCTCACATTCACAAGTCCCTTATCAATAAAACCACCAAGGATTAG